In a genomic window of Platichthys flesus chromosome 24, fPlaFle2.1, whole genome shotgun sequence:
- the cskmt gene encoding citrate synthase-lysine N-methyltransferase CSKMT, mitochondrial, translated as MFKSLTLLSRVRAAAACVRHHSSLTAELMENMDKKATWDRFYTENNSRTPTFKNFEWFFGFESVRDFIMPLLQHKCDPGAPLRVLDVGCGTSALGPCIYRHSPVPVQVTCADISPVAVRLMKEHVEAKAIQPQNVSSQLEFVELDCTHLLKHLGSGSVDLIIDKGTIDALLRSKEGKGKAGLVLRQCLKVLRGSGSLLQFSDEDPDARLLWLETEAQEPGTMAADVGMQEVGELRGMYYYCYQVTPRSIKHH; from the coding sequence CTGAactgatggaaaacatggaTAAGAAAGCAACCTGGGACCGTTTCTACACTGAGAACAACAGCCGGACACCCACCTTCAAGAACTTTGAGTGGTTCTTTGGCTTTGAGTCTGTGCGGGACTTCATAATGCCCCTCTTACAGCACAAGTGTGATCCAGGTGCTCCGCTCCGTGTCCTGGACGTGGGCTGTGGCACCTCAGCACTTGGGCCTTGTATTTACAGACACTCTCCTGTGCCGGTGCAGGTCACCTGTGCTGACATATCGCCCGTAGCTGTACGACTCATGAAGGAGCACGTGGAAGCGAAAGCAATTCAACCACAGAATGTTTCTTCTCAGCTGGAGTTTGTGGAGCTGGACTGCACACACCTTCTCAAGCACCTTGGTTCTGGCAGCGTGGACCTGATCATCGACAAGGGCACCATAGACGCCTTGTTGAGGTCTAAGGAGGGGAAGGGGAAGGCCGGCCTGGTGCTGAGGCAGTGCTTGAAAGTGCTGCGGGGCTCGGGGTCGCTGCTCCAGTTCTCTGATGAGGACCCTGATGCCAGGCTGCTGTGGCTGGAGACGGAGGCCCAGGAGCCGGGGACGATGGCAGCCGATGTTGGCATGCAGGAGGTCGGAGAATTAAGGGGAATGTATTATTACTGCTACCAAGTGACTCCTCGCTCTATTAAACATCACTAA